One stretch of Hydrogenovibrio kuenenii DSM 12350 DNA includes these proteins:
- a CDS encoding DsrE family protein yields the protein MKKLLKPSLFFPLLIAALFMANSAQANSSRYGEQKVVYHINYDDIKRQAKVLHNIQNNINAVGADHMKIKVVLHGNGLSLLLLPKALKSHPKFNAANATPEMQQKIDSLKMEGVVFDVCANTLKGKAVDYKKDLYDVDPKDVVPSGVAELVYLQQRGYAYLRP from the coding sequence ATGAAAAAACTATTGAAACCATCTTTATTCTTTCCTCTTCTGATTGCTGCTTTGTTCATGGCAAATTCAGCGCAGGCGAACAGCAGTCGTTATGGGGAGCAAAAAGTCGTTTATCACATCAACTATGACGACATAAAGCGCCAAGCCAAAGTGCTACACAACATTCAGAACAACATCAACGCTGTTGGTGCTGACCACATGAAAATCAAGGTTGTTCTTCATGGAAATGGTCTTTCTTTATTGCTATTACCTAAGGCGTTAAAGAGCCATCCAAAGTTCAATGCTGCCAATGCAACCCCTGAAATGCAGCAAAAAATCGACTCCCTAAAAATGGAAGGGGTGGTTTTCGATGTTTGTGCAAACACGCTAAAAGGTAAGGCAGTTGATTATAAAAAGGATCTTTACGACGTTGATCCTAAAGATGTTGTTCCTAGTGGCGTTGCCGAATTGGTCTACTTACAGCAGCGTGGGTATGCCTATCTAAGACCATAA
- a CDS encoding chorismate--pyruvate lyase family protein: MDIVWNTKGLEDKMHTPITLLPRWYPQSLQSRMSIAKSLQNWLFDPSSLTAKLKQKCPELTVKVLSEKLEYPLPDERIRLNLNPKKKVWVRTVTLNCGEIPLVYARTIIPNFNTGNPWFSLKTLGHTPLGHVLFARDFRNHYSRSNFECQNQRNNWPHLKKEAYFDQKEGKRLASRRCEFSKKGNSLLLTEVFLPDSLVLFD; encoded by the coding sequence ATGGATATCGTTTGGAATACCAAAGGGCTTGAAGACAAAATGCATACTCCAATTACCCTATTACCAAGGTGGTACCCTCAATCTTTACAGAGTCGTATGTCTATCGCTAAAAGCCTACAAAATTGGCTATTTGACCCTTCATCCTTAACCGCCAAACTCAAGCAGAAATGCCCTGAATTGACCGTAAAAGTCCTGTCAGAAAAATTAGAATACCCTCTTCCAGACGAAAGAATTCGATTAAACCTTAATCCAAAAAAGAAAGTATGGGTAAGGACTGTGACCTTAAATTGCGGTGAAATTCCACTGGTTTATGCCAGAACAATCATTCCAAATTTCAATACAGGCAATCCATGGTTTTCCTTAAAAACATTAGGACATACACCTTTAGGTCACGTATTGTTTGCAAGGGATTTTCGGAATCACTATTCCCGCTCGAATTTTGAATGCCAAAATCAGCGAAATAATTGGCCTCACCTGAAAAAAGAGGCATATTTTGACCAAAAAGAAGGGAAAAGGCTAGCATCGAGACGGTGCGAGTTCTCAAAAAAAGGGAACTCGCTATTATTGACTGAGGTCTTTTTGCCTGATAGTTTGGTACTATTTGACTAG
- a CDS encoding RNA polymerase sigma factor, whose amino-acid sequence MHAVLESHYANLYRIAYAWCQDASLAQDLVQDTMVKSLQKAETISCFENIDRWLCKVMHNLFYDNCRHNTRWQQVDVEDFSEELHSESVETLYIKKQAIQNIHDAIGCLPVDQREIIILVDLQGYSYQEVSEVMVIPVGTVMSRLSRARDKLKKLVTSEKYIPRYHHNVVNLKKSK is encoded by the coding sequence TTGCATGCGGTACTGGAGTCGCATTATGCGAACCTCTATCGGATCGCATACGCGTGGTGCCAAGATGCTTCTTTAGCTCAGGATTTGGTTCAAGATACCATGGTCAAGTCATTGCAAAAGGCGGAAACAATATCTTGTTTCGAGAACATCGACCGCTGGTTATGCAAGGTGATGCACAACTTGTTTTATGACAATTGTCGTCATAACACTCGTTGGCAGCAGGTTGATGTGGAGGACTTTTCTGAAGAATTGCATTCGGAGTCAGTTGAAACTTTATATATCAAGAAACAGGCGATTCAAAATATTCATGATGCCATTGGATGTTTGCCTGTCGATCAAAGGGAAATTATTATTCTGGTTGACCTGCAAGGCTACAGTTATCAGGAAGTGTCTGAAGTCATGGTAATACCAGTAGGAACCGTCATGAGTCGATTATCACGAGCACGTGATAAACTGAAAAAACTTGTGACGAGTGAAAAATATATCCCACGTTATCACCATAACGTGGTGAATCTTAAGAAGAGTAAATAA
- the ubiA gene encoding 4-hydroxybenzoate octaprenyltransferase codes for MNLLSKQTWIIFIQLTRLDRPIGTYLVLWPALWALVLAAEHLPSLSLILIFTLGAFVMRSAGCIINDYADRHFDGHVERTCNRPLAAGLITEKQALIFFAILCIIALGLVLLLNQLTIVLSIGALILATLYPFMKRHTYWPQAFLGAAFAWAIPMAFAAVQNDVPWQSWIVFLTVMVWALIYDTAYAITDKEDDLKIGIKSTAILFGEHVRFWIGFFQLVMFVLLVWIGNLFHLAVGYHAALLAVLGLFLYHQRLLARNEPKYAFQAFLNNHWIGLVLLLGSLFDKWQL; via the coding sequence ATGAATTTATTGTCAAAGCAAACATGGATAATTTTTATTCAGCTAACACGCTTAGACCGGCCAATTGGCACCTATTTAGTGTTATGGCCTGCGTTATGGGCATTGGTTTTGGCAGCAGAACATCTTCCTTCATTAAGTTTGATTCTAATTTTTACTTTGGGCGCATTCGTCATGCGTTCCGCTGGTTGTATTATTAATGATTATGCAGATAGACACTTTGATGGTCACGTAGAGCGAACCTGTAATCGACCTTTAGCTGCCGGATTAATTACGGAAAAACAAGCTTTAATCTTTTTTGCCATACTTTGTATCATTGCGCTTGGGCTTGTTTTATTACTTAATCAACTAACGATTGTTTTATCCATTGGCGCACTCATTCTGGCAACACTTTATCCCTTTATGAAGCGTCATACTTATTGGCCACAAGCATTTCTAGGTGCTGCATTTGCTTGGGCGATTCCTATGGCATTTGCGGCAGTACAAAATGATGTACCTTGGCAAAGCTGGATAGTATTTTTGACTGTTATGGTTTGGGCGTTGATTTACGATACCGCCTATGCGATAACCGATAAAGAAGATGACCTTAAAATAGGGATTAAATCAACGGCAATATTGTTTGGTGAGCATGTTCGCTTTTGGATAGGTTTCTTTCAACTTGTAATGTTTGTTTTACTTGTGTGGATAGGTAATTTATTTCATTTAGCAGTTGGTTATCATGCAGCACTATTAGCTGTTTTGGGCTTGTTTTTGTACCACCAACGACTTTTAGCTCGTAATGAACCTAAGTATGCGTTTCAAGCCTTTTTAAATAATCATTGGATTGGTTTAGTACTGTTACTGGGGAGTTTATTTGATAAGTGGCAGTTGTAA
- a CDS encoding porin, producing MKKHLLKKVLPIAILAATASTSVQAANWLMLQGTEPANQAPRAKVWGFLQLDYQSTDDTKLKAGPYKGKSAAFNQVAPQLSSPSSFNVKRARIGVRGNNFPLDPKVNYFLLTEFGNNGITTGGKASQGQLTDASVTLNHIPGARIRVGLFKTPGSEKAMQGIGVYNYVNFTSVVDRLLLERSFTNSTGDTTRSQPVSAFRDTGVEVFDSFNLKGWDTSYAVMMGNGNGLAMTDNNKSKDTYLYLSTEKVFGASKGPRRHGLKFYAWSQNGKRTINISGVATDKDRSRSGLGTTYFDGKYRMTAEYITAKGMIYGGTKGAGLPADGASFSVQTDEEANGYYVDLGYRVKPNIELNARYDFLDSGTKVAANERKFTNTTLGAQYFFNKKTTLMADYEIRKIEAPAGNATVKSILDSLDNRLALQLRVVF from the coding sequence ATGAAAAAGCATTTATTGAAAAAAGTACTTCCGATCGCTATTTTAGCTGCAACAGCTTCAACAAGCGTTCAAGCAGCAAACTGGCTCATGTTACAAGGTACAGAACCCGCCAATCAAGCACCAAGAGCAAAAGTGTGGGGGTTCTTGCAATTGGATTACCAATCAACTGATGATACAAAATTGAAAGCTGGACCTTATAAAGGCAAATCAGCAGCCTTTAACCAAGTTGCACCACAGCTTTCATCTCCTAGCAGCTTTAATGTCAAGCGTGCTCGTATTGGTGTCAGAGGTAACAACTTTCCTCTAGATCCAAAGGTGAATTACTTCTTACTTACAGAGTTTGGAAATAATGGAATTACTACAGGCGGAAAGGCCTCGCAGGGCCAACTAACAGATGCCAGCGTTACGTTAAATCATATCCCTGGAGCTCGCATCCGTGTAGGGCTCTTTAAAACACCTGGTTCAGAAAAAGCTATGCAAGGTATAGGTGTTTATAATTATGTCAACTTCACGAGTGTGGTTGATAGACTTCTACTTGAACGCTCTTTTACCAATTCAACCGGAGATACCACTCGTAGTCAACCTGTTAGCGCCTTCCGTGATACAGGTGTAGAAGTGTTTGATAGCTTTAATCTTAAAGGTTGGGACACTAGTTATGCTGTCATGATGGGTAATGGTAATGGTTTAGCCATGACAGACAACAATAAGTCGAAAGATACCTATTTATATCTTTCTACTGAAAAGGTATTTGGGGCTTCAAAAGGGCCTCGTCGCCACGGTCTGAAGTTCTATGCCTGGTCTCAGAATGGCAAGCGTACCATTAATATTAGTGGCGTTGCAACAGATAAAGATCGTAGCCGTTCAGGCCTAGGAACCACCTATTTTGACGGTAAATACCGTATGACGGCGGAATACATCACTGCAAAAGGCATGATTTATGGTGGAACAAAAGGTGCTGGATTGCCTGCCGATGGTGCATCATTTAGCGTTCAGACTGATGAAGAGGCAAATGGTTACTATGTTGATCTAGGTTACCGCGTAAAGCCAAATATTGAGCTAAATGCGCGATATGACTTCCTTGATAGCGGAACAAAAGTGGCTGCGAATGAACGCAAATTCACAAACACCACACTGGGTGCACAGTATTTCTTTAACAAGAAAACAACTTTGATGGCGGATTATGAAATTCGTAAAATCGAAGCTCCAGCTGGAAACGCTACTGTAAAAAGTATCTTAGATTCTTTGGATAACCGCTTGGCGCTTCAGCTAAGAGTTGTCTTCTAG
- the recG gene encoding ATP-dependent DNA helicase RecG encodes MLAEQTLTTLKGVGEKQLEKFHRLGLHTVQDLLFHLPLRYQDKTKLTPFSNLFVGQEALVEGEIISHHLTQSRNTSLLVKIIDTEGKILTCRFFHFHYRQAQQFKRGQMLRAYGEVRSGPTGLEMVHPTYQLFAADTTPELENTLTPIYPTTEGLGQPSLLKLMKQAVVLLKQYPLEEGIPPDLLKSMQLPGINQALLTLHQPQPDDDLFQIKQFEHPAQKRLILEELMTSQMSLLLMRQTEKKYAAPVFTLGTKSRSLLDNLPFELTQAQQRVLKEIQQDLAQPHPMQRLVQGDVGSGKTVIAALAALQAAEAGYQVAIMAPTEILAEQHRNHFIEWLIPLGINVAWLNGRMKAAEKRLMLSKMTSGEAQVIIGTHALFQESVEFNQLGLVIIDEQHRFGVHQRLALHAKGKSETDDSLATESHPHQLIMTATPIPRTLAMTAYGDLDLSVIDELPPGRKPIETAVLSNAKRLEVMEHLVAQCTQGVQAYWVCPLIEESELLHAQAAEVTAQQFKDNWPDLRVGLIHGRLKGEEKAAVMNAFQQHELDLLVATTVIEVGVNVPNSSLMIIENAERLGLAQLHQLRGRVGRGSKQSHCVLLYQPPLSETGKARLNIMRETNDGFRIAEEDLKLRGPGEILGTRQTGGIQFRIADLKRDQDWIATAKHLAENFLQSATKDQIETLQMRWHGYRLEYQRA; translated from the coding sequence ATGCTGGCTGAACAAACCCTAACCACATTAAAAGGCGTTGGCGAAAAACAACTCGAGAAATTCCATCGTCTTGGGCTTCATACTGTTCAGGATTTGCTGTTTCATCTACCTCTTCGCTATCAAGATAAAACCAAACTGACGCCGTTCTCGAACCTCTTTGTAGGACAAGAAGCGCTTGTAGAAGGTGAAATTATCAGCCACCATCTCACCCAAAGCCGCAATACCAGCCTATTGGTTAAAATAATTGATACCGAAGGGAAAATACTCACTTGTCGCTTCTTTCACTTTCATTACCGCCAAGCACAGCAATTTAAACGTGGACAAATGCTCAGAGCCTATGGCGAAGTAAGATCAGGTCCAACCGGACTGGAAATGGTGCATCCAACCTACCAACTGTTTGCAGCTGACACTACACCAGAACTGGAAAATACGCTTACGCCTATTTACCCAACAACCGAAGGCTTAGGACAGCCCTCTCTACTCAAACTCATGAAACAGGCAGTGGTACTGCTTAAGCAATACCCACTAGAAGAAGGCATACCTCCGGACTTACTTAAGTCCATGCAGCTTCCAGGCATTAATCAGGCATTGCTCACGCTGCATCAACCACAGCCGGATGATGACCTGTTTCAGATAAAACAATTTGAGCACCCGGCGCAAAAACGACTGATACTTGAAGAACTCATGACATCTCAAATGAGTTTGTTGCTGATGCGTCAAACTGAAAAAAAATACGCAGCCCCTGTTTTCACTCTCGGCACCAAAAGTCGTTCTCTACTTGATAACTTACCTTTTGAATTAACACAAGCACAGCAACGTGTTTTAAAAGAGATACAACAAGACCTTGCACAACCTCATCCTATGCAACGTTTAGTACAAGGTGATGTCGGTTCTGGTAAAACCGTCATAGCGGCACTGGCGGCATTGCAAGCGGCTGAAGCGGGCTATCAAGTTGCCATCATGGCACCTACAGAAATCCTTGCTGAACAGCACCGTAATCATTTTATAGAATGGCTGATACCCCTTGGCATTAATGTCGCCTGGCTAAATGGTCGCATGAAAGCTGCTGAAAAACGGCTTATGTTATCCAAAATGACTTCAGGCGAAGCACAGGTGATTATCGGTACGCATGCCTTATTCCAAGAATCCGTCGAATTCAACCAACTTGGCCTAGTGATTATCGATGAACAACACCGTTTTGGCGTTCATCAACGTCTGGCATTGCATGCAAAAGGAAAATCAGAAACCGATGATTCTTTGGCTACAGAAAGCCATCCGCATCAACTAATTATGACAGCCACTCCAATCCCAAGAACATTGGCAATGACCGCCTATGGTGACTTAGACTTGTCAGTTATAGATGAATTACCCCCGGGCAGAAAGCCTATCGAAACCGCTGTTTTAAGCAATGCTAAGCGATTGGAAGTAATGGAGCACCTGGTTGCTCAATGCACACAAGGCGTGCAAGCTTACTGGGTTTGCCCACTCATTGAAGAATCAGAGCTCCTACATGCTCAAGCAGCTGAAGTAACTGCCCAACAATTTAAAGACAATTGGCCGGATTTACGCGTAGGCTTAATTCACGGCCGACTCAAAGGCGAAGAAAAAGCCGCCGTGATGAATGCTTTTCAGCAACATGAACTGGACTTGCTCGTTGCAACCACCGTGATAGAAGTAGGCGTCAATGTTCCCAACTCCAGTTTAATGATTATCGAAAATGCTGAGCGCCTCGGTCTAGCACAGCTACATCAACTGCGTGGACGCGTGGGCCGTGGTTCAAAACAAAGTCATTGTGTACTTCTCTATCAACCCCCTCTAAGCGAAACAGGAAAGGCGCGACTCAATATAATGAGAGAAACCAATGACGGTTTCAGAATTGCCGAAGAGGACTTAAAATTACGCGGCCCTGGGGAAATCCTTGGTACTCGCCAAACTGGCGGCATACAGTTTCGCATTGCTGATCTTAAACGTGATCAGGATTGGATTGCGACAGCAAAACACCTAGCAGAAAACTTTTTACAATCCGCAACGAAAGATCAAATTGAAACGTTGCAGATGCGGTGGCATGGATATCGTTTGGAATACCAAAGGGCTTGA
- a CDS encoding DsrE family protein, with amino-acid sequence MKFLTHTLVLSWLVGLLLSPLTMAAQKEAPLPDTFATHKVVLQISDPNPFKQTLVLNVAGNLMKYYGAGDVDIEIVAFGPGLRLMMAGNVNTPRIKSMMSSGIRFSACQNTLNNYSKKLGYTPKIIPGVQMVPAGAGRILQLNAAGYQILKP; translated from the coding sequence ATGAAATTTTTAACCCATACGTTAGTTTTAAGCTGGCTTGTCGGCTTACTGCTATCGCCTTTAACTATGGCTGCGCAAAAAGAAGCTCCTTTACCAGATACTTTTGCCACCCATAAAGTCGTTCTACAAATTAGCGATCCAAATCCTTTTAAACAAACTTTGGTACTTAATGTTGCAGGAAATCTCATGAAGTATTACGGCGCTGGAGATGTCGATATCGAAATCGTCGCATTTGGCCCTGGCTTGCGCTTAATGATGGCTGGGAACGTTAACACACCACGCATCAAATCCATGATGAGCTCCGGCATTCGTTTCAGTGCTTGCCAAAACACTTTGAACAACTACAGCAAAAAGCTTGGCTATACACCAAAGATTATCCCTGGTGTCCAAATGGTTCCAGCGGGTGCGGGTAGAATACTTCAGCTTAATGCTGCAGGCTATCAAATACTAAAACCATAA